A DNA window from Flavisolibacter ginsenosidimutans contains the following coding sequences:
- a CDS encoding radical SAM protein, whose protein sequence is MQPYLLFSDGKGNIFEDHSLYVVGRSGWDAMPVPEDEWIELPQGGQLYELPGRRGIGIDVKTGEMRLCDKGWAVAAFIPPAHTGFYLAAYETGPNAPTLPLFCYTAVGWQAEKFYVPAVRIEQDIRQECGGFDEKKVEHGVEYLLKAFPHNRLVAHLANNCALTYHCPAARNYFMGRWECPIPSSPACNANCVGCISFQPEEESIVSTQDRLTFKPTAEEIVEYTVPHLETAPYPIVSFGQGCEGEPLLMWRTIRESILEIRKHTQKGSININTNGSDPAAVRALCEAGLNSIRVSTNSARRELYTPYYRPNNYDFSDIIESLKVVREFGGWTSINYFVFPGLTDSVEEYEALRKLITDTDLSMIQWRNFNIDPDWYLGKVGVYQTGEILGMKQVMDLLKEEFPRLKFGYFNPPIERIRGEYEKDFAH, encoded by the coding sequence ATGCAACCCTATTTATTGTTTTCCGACGGCAAAGGAAATATTTTTGAAGACCACAGCTTGTACGTTGTGGGCCGCAGTGGATGGGATGCCATGCCCGTGCCCGAAGATGAATGGATTGAATTGCCGCAAGGCGGACAGTTGTACGAACTGCCCGGACGAAGAGGCATTGGCATTGATGTAAAGACTGGTGAGATGCGGCTTTGCGACAAAGGCTGGGCCGTGGCCGCTTTTATTCCGCCGGCACATACCGGTTTTTATTTGGCCGCTTACGAAACCGGCCCGAATGCACCAACGCTTCCGCTTTTTTGTTACACGGCGGTGGGTTGGCAGGCCGAAAAATTTTACGTTCCCGCCGTTCGCATTGAGCAAGACATACGGCAGGAATGCGGTGGCTTTGACGAAAAGAAAGTTGAGCACGGCGTTGAATACCTTCTGAAAGCTTTTCCGCACAATCGTCTTGTGGCGCATCTCGCCAACAATTGTGCGTTAACCTACCATTGTCCTGCAGCACGGAATTATTTTATGGGCCGTTGGGAATGTCCCATTCCCTCCTCTCCTGCCTGCAACGCCAATTGTGTTGGCTGCATTTCTTTTCAACCCGAAGAAGAAAGCATCGTCAGTACGCAAGACCGCTTAACCTTTAAGCCTACGGCAGAAGAAATTGTTGAATACACTGTGCCGCATTTGGAAACCGCGCCTTATCCGATTGTAAGTTTTGGACAAGGTTGTGAAGGCGAACCCTTGCTGATGTGGCGAACCATTCGCGAAAGCATTTTGGAAATCAGAAAGCACACGCAAAAAGGAAGCATCAACATCAACACCAACGGCTCCGATCCTGCTGCGGTGAGAGCCTTGTGCGAAGCGGGTTTGAACTCGATAAGAGTGAGTACCAATTCGGCACGGCGCGAATTATACACGCCGTATTATCGTCCTAATAATTACGATTTTAGCGACATTATCGAAAGCTTAAAAGTGGTGCGTGAATTCGGCGGCTGGACTTCGATAAACTATTTTGTTTTCCCGGGTTTGACGGATTCGGTGGAAGAATACGAAGCCTTGCGGAAGCTGATTACAGACACCGATCTTTCCATGATCCAATGGCGAAATTTCAACATTGACCCCGACTGGTATCTGGGCAAAGTTGGCGTTTATCAAACAGGGGAAATTCTTGGCATGAAGCAAGTGATGGACCTGCTCAAAGAAGAATTCCCCCGCCTGAAATTTGGGTATTTTAACCCGCCAATCGAACGGATTAGGGGTGAGTACGAAAAAGATTTTGCACACTGA
- a CDS encoding MFS transporter, with protein sequence MPSFSKNVLLWLLVFSQFAGTSLWFVGNAIIDSLPSTSPDSYANLTSVVQFGFIGGTFLFSLFGIADRISPALVFFFSSIIAALANLLIIWLGNDLFVVLILRFITGFFLAGIYPVGMKIAADYFPERLGKALGFLVGALVLGTAFPHLVRSQTHSVGWKGIIATASVLAVVGGCVIFFAFPKTKNANPPQSFHPLTAMKTFRSGPFRSAAFGYFGHMWELYALWAVLPALFSAYNQQNAVHFSVYFLSFAVIAAGGIGCVAGGLLSQKWGSKKVAFYSLLLSGCCSLLAPLFFQSTALLFLSLMLIWGITVTADSPQFSALIARFAKTENKGTALTLVTCIGFSITIASIQLIKHLFQHHQAQSLWLLSAGPLLGLMALKRPD encoded by the coding sequence ATGCCGTCTTTTTCAAAAAACGTATTGCTTTGGCTGCTCGTATTTTCACAGTTTGCGGGCACGTCGTTGTGGTTTGTTGGAAATGCCATTATTGATTCTCTTCCTTCCACGTCGCCCGACAGCTATGCCAATCTTACCTCTGTTGTTCAGTTTGGATTTATTGGGGGTACGTTTTTGTTTTCGTTGTTCGGCATTGCCGATCGCATTTCACCGGCTCTTGTCTTTTTCTTTTCATCCATTATTGCAGCCCTTGCCAACCTTCTTATAATTTGGTTAGGCAACGACTTATTTGTTGTGTTGATTTTGCGTTTTATCACCGGCTTTTTCCTGGCAGGTATTTATCCGGTGGGAATGAAAATAGCGGCTGATTATTTTCCCGAACGGCTGGGAAAAGCACTTGGCTTTTTGGTGGGTGCATTGGTTCTGGGTACCGCTTTTCCTCACCTTGTTCGTTCGCAAACGCATTCGGTTGGATGGAAGGGAATCATTGCAACTGCCTCAGTGCTGGCTGTGGTTGGCGGTTGCGTGATTTTCTTTGCCTTCCCAAAAACAAAAAACGCAAACCCACCGCAATCTTTTCACCCACTAACGGCGATGAAAACTTTTCGTTCAGGACCGTTTCGTTCGGCTGCCTTCGGTTATTTCGGACATATGTGGGAATTGTATGCGTTATGGGCCGTGTTGCCGGCTTTGTTTAGTGCTTACAATCAGCAAAACGCAGTGCATTTTTCCGTTTATTTTTTAAGCTTTGCTGTTATAGCCGCAGGCGGCATTGGCTGCGTAGCCGGCGGGTTGCTTTCGCAAAAATGGGGCAGCAAAAAAGTGGCTTTTTACTCACTCCTTTTATCGGGATGTTGTTCGTTGCTTGCGCCGCTTTTCTTCCAGTCAACTGCGCTTTTGTTTCTAAGTCTCATGCTCATTTGGGGCATTACAGTTACGGCCGATTCACCACAGTTTTCGGCCCTGATAGCTCGCTTTGCCAAAACCGAGAATAAAGGCACGGCGCTTACGCTTGTTACCTGTATTGGCTTTAGCATCACCATTGCCAGCATTCAACTTATTAAACATTTGTTTCAACATCACCAAGCGCAAAGTCTGTGGCTCTTGAGCGCAGGCCCTTTGCTTGGCTTAATGGCGTTAAAAAGACCGGATTGA
- a CDS encoding agmatinase family protein, with protein sequence MVDLSTFDPNSAGNPNNNIFGLPFSQDDARLVILPVPWEVTVSFGSGTARSAEQIMSASLQVDLFDPTYPDSWKQGFYMAEPDKKILLKSDYLRKEAELYIDYISKGDEVGNNQFMCRTLKEVNEGSHFLNGWVYQQSKAILNSGKLLAVLGGDHSTPLGYMKAIAEKYGEFGIVQIDAHCDLRDSYEGFVYSHASIMYNVLNEIPEVKKLVQLGIRDYSLGEHQYIQQNKDRIRTYFDQEIRVRQFEGETFRQIVDEVIAQLPDQVYISFDVDGLDPKLCPNTGTPVQGGFETEQVFYLFDKIAKAGKKIIGFDLSEVSTSENAWDANVGARVLFKLCNLMVASNPA encoded by the coding sequence ATGGTTGACCTCTCAACATTTGATCCGAACAGTGCGGGCAATCCAAACAACAACATTTTTGGTTTGCCTTTTTCGCAAGACGATGCACGCCTCGTTATCCTGCCCGTTCCGTGGGAAGTTACCGTTAGCTTCGGTTCGGGTACGGCGCGGTCTGCCGAGCAGATTATGTCTGCTTCTCTGCAAGTTGACCTCTTTGATCCCACCTACCCCGATAGCTGGAAACAGGGATTTTACATGGCAGAACCCGATAAGAAAATTCTGCTGAAAAGCGATTACCTGCGCAAAGAAGCGGAATTGTATATCGATTACATTTCGAAAGGCGATGAAGTGGGAAACAACCAGTTCATGTGCCGCACGTTGAAAGAAGTAAACGAAGGCAGTCATTTTCTGAACGGTTGGGTTTACCAGCAGTCGAAAGCAATACTGAACAGTGGCAAGTTACTTGCCGTACTCGGCGGCGATCACAGCACACCCTTGGGTTACATGAAAGCCATTGCCGAGAAATACGGTGAATTCGGTATTGTGCAAATAGACGCTCACTGCGACTTGCGGGACTCTTACGAAGGTTTTGTGTACTCCCATGCAAGCATTATGTACAACGTGTTGAATGAAATTCCGGAAGTAAAAAAATTGGTGCAATTAGGCATTCGTGATTATTCGCTTGGCGAGCATCAATATATTCAACAAAACAAAGACCGGATTCGCACTTATTTTGACCAGGAAATTCGCGTACGCCAGTTTGAAGGCGAAACCTTTCGGCAAATTGTAGATGAAGTCATTGCGCAACTTCCCGACCAGGTTTATATTTCGTTTGACGTTGACGGACTTGATCCGAAACTTTGTCCGAATACCGGAACTCCCGTGCAGGGTGGCTTTGAAACCGAGCAGGTTTTTTACTTGTTTGATAAGATAGCAAAAGCCGGGAAAAAAATAATTGGCTTTGATTTAAGTGAAGTAAGCACGAGCGAAAATGCCTGGGATGCCAATGTTGGCGCAAGGGTGTTGTTCAAGCTTTGCAACCTGATGGTGGCTTCAAATCCTGCATGA
- a CDS encoding SDR family NAD(P)-dependent oxidoreductase yields the protein MKIIIIGASSGIGKEMALLYAGKGHKVGIAGRRNELLQEIKSIYPDKFFTSCFDVTGAENIFCLQNIVAELGGLDLLVYNAGIGVPSKDLLPEAEMKTTQTNVLGFVEIVSFAFNFFVQQGQGQIAVVSSVAAFRGNLHTPAYSASKAFLSNYAEGLNVKAHRLKKDIVVTDVRPGFINTKAAKEHKRFWVASPKKAARQIFRAIESKKRIAYITRRWWLVAQVLKFIPYTLYKRLV from the coding sequence ATGAAAATCATCATCATTGGCGCTTCGTCGGGCATAGGCAAAGAGATGGCTTTGTTGTATGCGGGCAAAGGTCACAAAGTGGGCATCGCGGGCCGCAGAAACGAATTGCTTCAAGAAATCAAATCAATCTATCCCGATAAATTTTTTACTTCTTGCTTTGATGTAACCGGTGCCGAAAATATTTTTTGTCTGCAAAATATTGTTGCTGAATTAGGTGGATTGGATTTGCTTGTTTACAACGCCGGTATTGGCGTGCCGTCGAAAGATTTGCTACCGGAAGCGGAGATGAAAACGACGCAAACAAACGTTCTTGGCTTTGTGGAAATTGTTTCATTTGCCTTCAACTTTTTTGTGCAGCAAGGTCAGGGGCAAATAGCCGTTGTGTCTTCGGTGGCAGCATTTCGAGGCAATTTGCATACGCCAGCTTACAGTGCAAGCAAAGCCTTCCTTAGTAATTACGCAGAAGGGTTGAATGTGAAAGCACATCGTTTGAAAAAAGACATTGTCGTTACCGACGTTAGACCCGGCTTTATCAACACAAAAGCGGCGAAGGAACACAAGCGGTTTTGGGTAGCTTCGCCCAAAAAAGCGGCAAGGCAAATTTTTCGTGCGATTGAAAGCAAAAAGCGAATTGCCTACATCACACGCCGTTGGTGGCTTGTTGCACAAGTTTTAAAATTTATTCCCTATACGCTTTATAAGCGGCTGGTATAA
- a CDS encoding CHRD domain-containing protein: MISTLKRMAAGIFFLTLAFYACKKDTETVTNTVKDPVYFLRGNATGAQEAPNKVTTTATGTLAGRYNKDSNTLSYTVTWTGLTGGNATAGHFHGPADPGVAAGVVLPFTGITSATSGTFSGTATLTDAQETDLLNGMWYFNIHDATYPGGEIRGQVVLTQ; this comes from the coding sequence ATGATTTCAACACTTAAGAGAATGGCTGCCGGTATTTTTTTTCTTACCCTTGCTTTTTATGCTTGCAAAAAAGATACAGAGACCGTTACCAATACGGTAAAAGACCCCGTTTATTTTTTACGCGGCAATGCAACCGGTGCACAGGAAGCGCCCAACAAAGTCACCACTACCGCAACCGGTACGCTTGCAGGCAGGTATAACAAGGACAGCAACACGCTTAGTTATACCGTTACCTGGACGGGTTTGACAGGTGGAAATGCCACGGCCGGTCATTTTCACGGGCCTGCTGATCCAGGGGTAGCCGCTGGCGTAGTACTACCATTTACGGGAATTACTTCTGCAACGTCCGGCACGTTTAGCGGTACGGCAACACTTACCGATGCACAAGAAACGGATTTGCTGAATGGCATGTGGTATTTCAACATACACGACGCAACCTATCCGGGAGGAGAAATAAGAGGACAGGTAGTGTTAACGCAGTAA
- the pfkA gene encoding 6-phosphofructokinase, with amino-acid sequence MDKKVSRIAVLTSGGDSPGMNAAIRAVVRTGNYYGLEVYGIMRGYQGLLEDDIYRMDNRSVANIIQRGGTILKTARCKEFRTPEGRKKAYDNLKARNIDGLVIIGGDGSFRGAVEFSREFDIACIGLAGTIDKDIQGTDFTIGFDTAVNTAVQAIDKIRDTMDAHDRIFIIEVMGRDAGYIALHSGIATGAENILIPEQKTDIEALVASLQEKERRKKLVNLIVVAEGDEFGGANEVARVIKERMPQAEARVAILGHIQRGGAPTCLDRLIASRMGYHAVECLIQGRRNVFVGIMNNKMNYVPLEKVGKKKGTINEEWMKIVKILAS; translated from the coding sequence ATGGACAAAAAAGTAAGCCGGATTGCCGTGTTAACCTCCGGCGGCGATTCGCCCGGCATGAACGCCGCCATCAGGGCCGTTGTTCGTACGGGAAATTATTACGGCTTGGAAGTGTACGGCATTATGAGAGGCTATCAGGGATTGTTGGAAGACGATATTTATCGCATGGACAACCGCTCGGTTGCCAACATCATACAGCGCGGCGGCACCATCTTAAAAACGGCCCGCTGCAAAGAATTCAGAACCCCTGAAGGAAGAAAAAAAGCCTACGACAATTTAAAAGCACGCAACATTGACGGTCTTGTTATCATCGGCGGCGACGGTTCTTTTCGCGGCGCGGTGGAATTCAGCCGTGAGTTTGACATTGCCTGCATCGGCTTGGCCGGCACCATTGACAAAGACATTCAGGGGACCGACTTTACCATTGGTTTTGACACGGCAGTGAACACTGCTGTACAAGCCATTGATAAAATCAGGGACACGATGGACGCTCACGACCGCATCTTCATCATTGAAGTAATGGGTCGCGATGCGGGTTACATCGCTTTGCACAGCGGTATTGCTACGGGTGCGGAAAACATTCTTATCCCCGAACAAAAAACCGACATCGAAGCACTGGTAGCCAGCTTGCAGGAAAAGGAACGACGTAAAAAATTGGTGAACCTGATTGTAGTGGCCGAAGGCGATGAATTTGGCGGTGCCAACGAAGTGGCCCGCGTCATTAAAGAACGAATGCCGCAAGCCGAAGCGAGGGTTGCCATTCTTGGTCACATTCAACGCGGCGGTGCACCCACGTGTCTTGACCGGCTTATTGCCAGCCGCATGGGTTATCACGCCGTCGAATGTTTAATCCAGGGGCGACGCAATGTTTTTGTGGGCATCATGAACAACAAAATGAATTACGTCCCGCTTGAAAAAGTTGGCAAGAAAAAAGGAACGATTAATGAAGAATGGATGAAGATTGTAAAGATCCTTGCATCCTAA
- the pyk gene encoding pyruvate kinase has product MSKNVDKYFHRQMNKTAGIEHTHHRTKIVATVGPACDTYEKLLELVQCGVNVFRLNFSHGSHEDKLKIIEYIRQINTTEPYNIAILGDLQGPKLRVGEMEGGGITVVKGDILTFTNEKLVGTKERIYVSYQGLHKDVKVGNKILIDDGKIEVQVKDILKNHDVQVEVTLGGFLSSKKGVNLPDTKISLPALTDKDLVDLEFIIDQDLDWVALSFVRSVKDIIILRNKLQERKSKTKIIAKIEKPEALTNIRDIIVESDGIMIARGDLGVELPIEQIPLIQRNIIKKCLHRAKPVIVATQMMESMIDRNKPNRSEITDVANAVLEGTDAVMLSGETATGQNPRLVVETMRKIIVEVERTEYNYNLEEVLAPQAHSPSFLSDAICYNACKLANDVQADALIGMTQSGYTGFVLSSYRPKSLLYIFTKERSLVNQLSLSWGVRAFYYAEEEGLDNIIFDQIHILRERGFLKPGHVVVSTGSTPVHLHLPTNTIKVTKVE; this is encoded by the coding sequence ATGTCAAAGAATGTAGATAAATACTTCCACCGGCAGATGAACAAGACTGCTGGAATAGAACACACGCACCACCGTACAAAAATTGTAGCTACGGTGGGTCCGGCTTGCGACACGTATGAAAAGCTGTTGGAGCTTGTCCAATGCGGCGTAAACGTATTCCGTCTTAATTTTTCGCACGGTTCGCACGAAGACAAACTAAAGATCATTGAATACATCCGGCAAATCAACACGACTGAGCCGTACAACATTGCCATTCTGGGTGATTTGCAGGGTCCCAAGCTTCGCGTTGGCGAAATGGAAGGCGGCGGCATTACCGTTGTCAAAGGCGACATTCTCACGTTTACAAATGAAAAACTCGTTGGGACGAAAGAACGTATTTATGTCTCCTACCAGGGCTTGCACAAAGACGTAAAAGTGGGAAACAAGATCCTAATTGACGACGGCAAGATCGAGGTGCAGGTAAAAGACATTTTGAAAAACCACGACGTACAAGTTGAAGTAACGTTGGGTGGATTCTTGTCATCAAAAAAAGGCGTTAACCTGCCGGATACCAAAATATCACTCCCGGCATTAACCGACAAAGACCTTGTTGATCTTGAATTCATCATTGACCAGGACCTCGACTGGGTGGCCCTTTCGTTTGTGCGCAGTGTAAAAGACATCATCATTCTTCGCAACAAATTGCAGGAGCGCAAAAGCAAAACGAAAATCATCGCCAAGATTGAAAAACCAGAAGCGCTTACGAACATTCGTGACATCATCGTTGAAAGCGACGGCATCATGATTGCCCGCGGCGACCTTGGTGTAGAACTGCCTATAGAGCAAATTCCTCTTATTCAGCGCAACATCATTAAGAAATGCCTGCATCGCGCTAAGCCGGTTATTGTGGCCACGCAAATGATGGAGAGCATGATTGACCGCAACAAGCCAAACCGTAGCGAGATAACCGACGTAGCCAACGCAGTACTTGAAGGAACCGACGCGGTGATGCTGAGCGGCGAAACAGCGACGGGACAAAATCCCCGGCTGGTGGTGGAAACCATGCGCAAGATCATTGTGGAGGTTGAACGCACCGAATACAATTATAACCTGGAAGAAGTGTTGGCGCCACAAGCCCACTCGCCTTCCTTCTTGAGCGATGCCATTTGTTATAATGCCTGCAAATTGGCCAACGATGTTCAGGCCGATGCGCTCATTGGCATGACACAAAGTGGTTACACGGGTTTTGTGCTGAGCAGTTATCGGCCGAAATCCTTGCTTTATATTTTCACAAAAGAGCGTTCGCTGGTAAACCAGCTAAGTCTTAGCTGGGGCGTGAGAGCTTTTTATTACGCCGAAGAAGAAGGTCTTGACAACATTATTTTTGATCAAATTCATATTTTAAGGGAACGCGGTTTTCTTAAACCGGGCCACGTAGTGGTAAGCACCGGCAGCACTCCCGTTCACTTGCATTTGCCTACGAACACCATCAAGGTAACGAAGGTGGAGTAA